The Psychrilyobacter piezotolerans genome has a segment encoding these proteins:
- a CDS encoding manganese efflux pump MntP, with amino-acid sequence MNFTSLFFISIGLAMDAFAVSLTEGISLRKLCIKSIFRVALVFGIFQGIMPLLGWAIGGLFYDKIAKFDHWVAFGLLAFIGIKMIIDAREFGKCDIHGNCEKTSNIIVLGIATSIDALAVGFTFSLLPGLNIYFSIAIIGVITFILSSAGVYLGNKVGQLLGAKAEYAGGIILIGMGINILIQHLT; translated from the coding sequence ATGAATTTTACATCACTTTTTTTTATCTCCATAGGGTTAGCCATGGATGCATTTGCAGTATCATTGACCGAGGGGATATCTCTCAGAAAATTATGCATTAAATCTATATTTCGGGTGGCCTTGGTATTTGGAATCTTTCAAGGAATTATGCCGCTGTTAGGCTGGGCAATAGGAGGGTTATTTTATGATAAAATAGCTAAGTTTGATCACTGGGTAGCCTTTGGGCTCCTTGCTTTTATAGGTATCAAGATGATAATAGATGCCAGGGAGTTTGGGAAATGTGACATCCATGGAAATTGTGAGAAAACTTCTAATATAATAGTTTTAGGAATAGCTACCAGTATCGATGCATTGGCAGTTGGATTTACCTTTTCACTCCTACCAGGGCTGAATATTTATTTTTCCATAGCTATAATAGGAGTTATTACTTTTATTTTATCCTCTGCAGGAGTTTATCTGGGAAATAAAGTGGGACAACTATTAGGAGCTAAGGCGGAATATGCAGGAGGAATCATCCTTATAGGGATGGGGATTAATATACTGATACAACATTTAACATAA